A genomic window from Desulfobacterales bacterium includes:
- the sulP gene encoding sulfate permease, translated as MPKSVRQRLLPFLDWMKGYQASTFQSDALAGLTVAVVLIPQAMAYAMLAGMPPVYGLYAAAITPMVAALWGSLRQLSTGPIAIMSLLVLTTLSPVAEPGSSAFIELAFVLAFMVGVLYLGIGIFGLGVVMYFISHSAVKGFTSAAALIIIATQLPHFLGVPVPRDEYIFPMLVDLFKSLPSLHLPTLAIGLLSVVIIYSIKKYRENWPTGLIALVISSGLLVLFELHEKGIAIVGKSPGGLPSLKMPSLDIEIISSLLGPAVVIALVSFAETYSVGKAISAETKQKVDVDQEFIGQGLANLVASFFQGYPVSGSFSRTAINFAAGAKTGMSSVVASLSVIVALMFLTPLLTYIPRAALAALVMSAVLMLFHPREVFSLWKMNRHDGIVALSVFILALLAKPDYALLIGVLISLMFFLWKTMHPRIVRVSKDPELNMFINADEYHKPSCPQILQLRSDNAIYFANAEYTIEHIVERLDEHTTPIKFLLLDFQAVGFIDITGVDELRVLSDELKIRGVCLVFMSVRLPVKKVFESSGFLVQLNSEYLLVNRGEAIALLFRQIDHGYCKNVCPHRLFNECSTVK; from the coding sequence ATGCCCAAAAGCGTCCGTCAACGACTGTTACCTTTTTTAGACTGGATGAAGGGATACCAGGCATCTACTTTCCAAAGCGATGCCCTTGCCGGTTTGACGGTTGCGGTCGTGTTGATACCCCAGGCAATGGCTTACGCCATGCTGGCCGGGATGCCGCCTGTTTATGGCCTTTATGCCGCCGCCATTACCCCCATGGTGGCGGCGCTGTGGGGCAGTCTGCGTCAGCTTTCCACGGGCCCGATTGCTATTATGAGTCTGCTGGTGCTGACAACCTTATCCCCTGTCGCCGAACCCGGGAGCTCAGCGTTTATCGAGCTGGCTTTTGTGCTGGCCTTTATGGTGGGCGTGCTTTATTTGGGAATCGGGATCTTCGGTCTGGGCGTGGTCATGTATTTTATTTCCCACTCGGCTGTAAAGGGTTTTACGTCGGCGGCCGCCCTTATCATTATCGCAACCCAGCTGCCCCATTTTCTGGGGGTTCCGGTTCCCCGCGATGAGTATATATTTCCCATGCTGGTGGACCTTTTCAAAAGCTTGCCGTCGCTTCATTTGCCGACATTGGCTATCGGCCTGCTGTCGGTTGTAATTATATACAGCATTAAAAAGTATAGAGAAAACTGGCCAACCGGCCTGATCGCACTGGTGATTTCATCAGGCCTGCTGGTGCTATTTGAATTGCATGAAAAGGGCATTGCCATCGTTGGCAAAAGCCCGGGGGGCTTGCCAAGCCTGAAGATGCCGTCGCTGGACATTGAAATCATCAGTTCGCTGCTGGGGCCTGCGGTTGTGATTGCACTGGTAAGTTTTGCGGAAACCTATTCAGTCGGCAAGGCCATTTCGGCCGAAACAAAGCAAAAAGTCGATGTTGATCAGGAGTTTATCGGCCAGGGATTGGCAAATTTAGTCGCTTCTTTTTTCCAGGGATATCCGGTCAGCGGTTCTTTTTCGCGAACGGCCATCAATTTTGCGGCAGGGGCTAAAACCGGAATGTCCAGTGTGGTCGCGAGTCTCAGCGTCATTGTGGCGCTCATGTTCTTGACCCCTCTTTTAACCTACATTCCCCGGGCGGCATTGGCTGCCCTGGTGATGAGTGCGGTTCTGATGTTATTTCATCCCCGAGAGGTGTTCAGCCTCTGGAAGATGAATCGTCATGACGGCATTGTGGCATTGAGTGTGTTTATTCTGGCATTATTGGCCAAACCCGACTACGCGCTGTTGATCGGCGTGTTGATCTCGTTGATGTTTTTCCTATGGAAGACGATGCATCCACGCATTGTCCGGGTTTCCAAAGATCCCGAATTGAACATGTTTATCAATGCGGACGAATATCATAAGCCCAGTTGTCCGCAAATATTGCAGCTACGGTCGGACAATGCGATTTATTTTGCCAATGCGGAATATACAATTGAACATATTGTCGAGCGATTGGACGAACATACCACCCCGATAAAATTTCTACTGCTGGACTTTCAGGCAGTCGGGTTTATTGATATCACCGGCGTTGACGAATTGCGTGTTTTATCCGATGAATTAAAAATCCGGGGTGTCTGTTTGGTGTTCATGAGTGTGCGCCTGCCGGTCAAGAAGGTTTTTGAAAGTTCCGGTTTCTTAGTTCAGTTAAATTCAGAGTACCTGCTTGTTAACCGTGGCGAAGCGATTGCCTTGCTGTTCCGGCAAATCGATCATGGTTATTGTAAAAATGTTTGTCCCCACCGGCTCTTCAATGAATGTTCCACAGTAAAATAG